A genomic window from Quercus lobata isolate SW786 chromosome 10, ValleyOak3.0 Primary Assembly, whole genome shotgun sequence includes:
- the LOC115965864 gene encoding uncharacterized protein LOC115965864 has product MPGPGPHMMYAMGSGLAMSSLTNGRFSPHHTLTYTVNAFFGPDIGSFSEWLSSTIGFGHTFASALADAIHHPFYYILILGLPLCFLYSWISRVLIQKGVLDSVSGVPLTRKQCLLLIAAGSLTHFFLDHLFEENGHSKMYTWILSTGWWETRAPVNPDAVVVVGFLCICLIGGFIYINRVKSVKSTRNKSYQSMKLILIIASLYCLWCASQIYWANPRRPAVGEEADLGVIVFLATYFFLPHCLCIMSMYPKDLNSEQIPL; this is encoded by the exons ATGCCAGGCCCAGGTCCGCACATGATGTACGCCATGGGTTCGGGCCTGGCCATGTCGTCTCTCACCAATGGCCGCTTCAGCCCGCACCACACTCTCACCTACACAGTCAACGCTTTCTTTGGCCCTGACATCGGTTCCTTCTCCGAGTGGCTCAGCTCCACCATTGGCTTCGGCCACACCTTTGCCTCAGCGCTAGCCGATGCTATCCACCACCCCTTTTACTATATCCTCATTCTTGGCCTCCCTCTCTGCTTTCTCTACTCTTGGATCTCCAGGGTTTTGATCCAAAAGGGTGTTCTTGATTCTGTCTCCGGG GTACCACTTACTAGGAAGCAATGCTTATTGTTGATCGCTGCTGGTTCTTTAACACACTTTTTCCTTGATCACTTGTTTGAG GAAAATGGACATTCAAAAATGTATACTTGGATATTGAGCACTGGTTGGTGGGAGACCCGAGCACCTGTCAACCCAGATGCTGTTGTTGTAGTTGGCTTCTTATGCATTTGCTTAATTGGTGGCTTTATTTACATCAACag AGTGAAGTCCGTAAAATCCACTagaaataaatcatatcaatcAATGAAACTTATACTGATCATAGCAAGCCTGTATTGTTTATGGTGCGCAAGCCAAATATACTGGGCAAATCCTCGTCGGCCGGCTGTTGGTGAAGAGGCTGACCTTGGAGTTATTGTATTTTTAGCCACgtatttttttctccctcacTGTTTGTGTATTATGTCCATGTACCCAAAAGATCTTAATTCTGAGCAGATTCCCCTTTAA